Proteins from a single region of Maridesulfovibrio ferrireducens:
- a CDS encoding ABC transporter permease: MPHFASDKQIIQPFALVGRISLNILGEAGAMCIFLFEAILHVFSSLSIFPKIIKELYFIGVRSITVISLIGVFTGMVIGLQTYYALSKFGSEGFLGAAVALSLVRELGPVLTAIMLTGRAGSSMTAEIGVMRISEQIDALELMDINPINYLVSPKLIASLISFPILTALFDLIGIVGGYITGVALLGGNSGVYFHRVYTSLSWEDISAGFAKSLVFAVLVCTVCCFQGYFTHFRKDGKGPEGVSQATTTAVVMSCVMVLVSDYILTSLLF, from the coding sequence ATGCCGCATTTTGCCTCAGACAAACAGATTATACAGCCCTTCGCACTAGTGGGAAGGATCAGCCTTAATATCCTCGGAGAAGCCGGTGCAATGTGCATCTTCCTTTTCGAGGCGATTCTGCATGTTTTCAGTTCGTTGTCCATTTTCCCGAAAATTATTAAAGAGCTTTATTTTATTGGAGTCAGATCTATAACCGTTATCTCCTTAATCGGAGTGTTTACGGGGATGGTTATAGGTCTTCAGACATACTATGCTCTTTCTAAGTTCGGGTCTGAAGGCTTTCTGGGAGCTGCGGTAGCTCTTTCTCTAGTCCGCGAGTTAGGACCAGTCCTGACGGCAATAATGCTCACAGGACGCGCCGGCTCATCAATGACAGCTGAAATCGGGGTGATGCGCATATCCGAACAGATTGATGCGCTTGAACTGATGGACATCAACCCCATCAACTATCTGGTAAGTCCGAAACTGATCGCTTCACTTATTTCTTTCCCGATTTTAACTGCTCTTTTTGATCTCATCGGGATTGTAGGCGGTTATATAACCGGAGTTGCCCTGCTTGGCGGCAACTCAGGCGTTTATTTTCATAGAGTTTACACCTCGCTTAGCTGGGAAGATATTTCTGCCGGATTTGCTAAATCTCTTGTTTTTGCTGTTCTCGTCTGTACTGTCTGCTGCTTTCAAGGATACTTCACCCATTTCCGGAAAGATGGAAAAGGACCCGAAGGAGTCAGCCAGGCAACAACCACAGCGGTTGTAATGTCCTGCGTAATGGTGCTTGTGTCTGACTACATTTTGACCTCCTTACTTTTTTAA
- a CDS encoding HD family hydrolase: MKNIKSRDKMTRLADFLFEVGMLRKTPRTGYQFLGSGSESVADHSYRVAVLGYVLADMAEADMARTVFMCLFHDLHEARTGDFNYVNRIYNRSYRDKALRHTLEGTGLEDKIYPHWEELEKCESIESLLAQDADQIDFILNLKEEHDMGNPYAATWMDSALKRLRTEQGKKLAETISKTDHKEWWYLGPPPSWWENKSGPDDEE; encoded by the coding sequence ATGAAAAATATTAAAAGTCGCGACAAAATGACACGACTGGCCGACTTTCTTTTTGAAGTCGGCATGCTTAGAAAAACTCCGCGCACAGGCTACCAGTTTCTAGGATCAGGCTCTGAATCTGTTGCGGATCATTCATACAGAGTTGCCGTTCTTGGATATGTCCTTGCAGATATGGCTGAGGCGGACATGGCCCGCACTGTTTTCATGTGTCTTTTCCACGATCTGCATGAAGCCCGCACCGGAGACTTCAACTACGTCAACCGGATATACAACAGAAGCTATCGTGATAAAGCCCTGCGTCATACCCTCGAAGGAACAGGCCTTGAGGATAAAATTTATCCACACTGGGAAGAACTTGAAAAATGTGAATCAATTGAATCACTACTTGCTCAGGATGCTGATCAGATAGATTTTATTTTAAATCTCAAAGAAGAACACGATATGGGGAATCCATACGCGGCCACATGGATGGATTCCGCCCTTAAACGGTTGCGCACTGAACAAGGTAAAAAACTTGCTGAAACCATTTCTAAGACTGATCATAAAGAATGGTGGTATCTAGGACCGCCCCCGAGTTGGTGGGAAAATAAAAGCGGTCCGGACGACGAGGAATAG